From the Achromobacter xylosoxidans A8 genome, the window GGCTGGCTCGGCTTCCTTGTCGCCCAGTTCATACGTGCTCAGGCGCAGCGCGCGCTCGGATTTCAGCTGGTCTTCGGTGACTCGGGGCAGCTTGGCCAGCGCGTGGCCGCGGCCCACGCACAGAACGATCTCCGACAGCTCCGCCAGCGTGGCGTGCGCCACGTCGGGCGGATAGCTGTCCTGCGCGGCCATCAGTCCCAGGTGAGCGCGTCCCTGCTGCACCAGCGCCACCACGTCCTCGTATTCCGCGATCAGGCATTCGAAACGCAGCGCCGGATAGCGCTGATCGATCTGGCTGAGCATGGTATCGAAGGTCTCGGATTGGAAGGTGTCGGACAGTACCACCGTCAGCCGGGGCTCCAGGCCCTCAGCCAGTTGGCTGGCGCTGCGGTTCAGCCTGTCGTTCGCCGCCAGCACCTGCAGGGCCTGCCCCAGCAGCACCTGGCCAGCCTCGGTTAGCGTCGGCTGCCGCTGGCTGCGGTCGAACAGCGTGACGTTCAGGTCCACCTCCAGGTTGGCGACGGTCTCGCTGACGGTGGACTGGCTTTTGCCAAGCTTGCGGGCGGCGGCGGAAAACGTGCCTTCGGAGGCAACCTGGGCGAACGCTGCCAGGGATTCC encodes:
- a CDS encoding LysR family transcriptional regulator gives rise to the protein MRHSLESLAAFAQVASEGTFSAAARKLGKSQSTVSETVANLEVDLNVTLFDRSQRQPTLTEAGQVLLGQALQVLAANDRLNRSASQLAEGLEPRLTVVLSDTFQSETFDTMLSQIDQRYPALRFECLIAEYEDVVALVQQGRAHLGLMAAQDSYPPDVAHATLAELSEIVLCVGRGHALAKLPRVTEDQLKSERALRLSTYELGDKEAEPAYATWSAPGYLMLLEMASRGFGWTELPRWMIQRFGQDQLVELKAPGWPRHIRVDAVWSRRRALGPAGAWLLQSLTGG